The Bradyrhizobium sp. B097 genome contains the following window.
AAGCCTCACCTTGCAAGCCGGATATCCACCCTCCGGCAACCCAAAGCGCCCATGCTCGATTTTCTGCTCCATGCGTTTCCACACGCTCAACGCGGTCGCGGCGTCGCTTGCGCCGGTGGCGCAGATGCCGAGGTTCCATTCGGTGCTGTCGACAGCCTCCTGTGACAGGCTTGCCGCGGCGCGGTTTGCCGCCACGCCTTCCGCGAACCTGCCGCGCGTCTTGTAGAACAGCCCCAAATTGTAATGATATGCGCTCCTTTGCGGATCGATTCCGATCAGTCTCCGAAGACTGTCTTCGGCGATCGCATCGTGCTGGCGCGCCATCATTCGCGCCGACGTGGCGAGCCCGCGCAGGACGTGCTCCTGTTCCGGCTGCCCCTCGTAGCGCCTGGCCAAGCGGCCCAGCTTTGCGACCATCGTCTGAAATACCGGGTGTTCCGGCGGCGGCGCATTCAGATCGTCGATGTCGCGGACGGCTTCGAGGCACAGGCCGAGCCTCGAGAGGATGGCTATGTCGTCATCGTGGGCGTCTGCGATCTCTGAAAGAACGTCTGCCGCCTCTTCCCTTGCGAGGCTTCGTTCGTCGACAATCCATAACAACGCCATCGCGGCCTCAGGCTGGTGGCGCTGGGCCTTTCGTAGGGGTTGGATCTTCTGCGATGCAGCCTGCTTGCGGTCCGCCTGTCCTTCTGCAACGGCGTCACGCGCAATCGCGTCGATCTCGTCAAAAGAGAGAATTGCGCTCGGACCATTCGACATGAACATCTCCGTGGAGGCGCCTCGATGTGGGCAGGGACCGGCGGTGGTGGGACGCATCTCAACGCAGCGAGACTACATCAATTTCATGCCCTTCAAGCTGGTATGCCCGTTTTTGCCGACGATGATGTGATCATGCACGGCGATGCCGAGTGGCTTGGCGATGTCGACGATCGCCTTGGTCATCTGGATATCGGCCTGCGACGGGGTCGGGTCGCCGGAGGGGTGATTGTGCACCAGGATCAGCGCGGTCGCGGACAATTCCAGCGCGCGCTTGATCACCTCGCGGGGATAGACCGGGGTGTGATCGACGGTGCCGGTCTGCTGCACCTCGTCGGCGATCAGCTGGTTGCGCTTGTCGAGGAACAGCAGGCGGAACTGCTCCTTGTCGGCGAACGCCATGCCGGTGCGGCAGTAGTCGATGACGTCGTTCCACGACGACAGCGCGACGCTGCGCTTGATCTCGCCCTTGGCGATCCGCCCCGCTGCCGCGGCGAGCAGCTTGAGCTGGTTGATCGAGGCATCCTTGACACCCTCGACCTCGCGCAGCCGCGCCACCGGTGCATGCACGACCTCGGCGAAGGAGCCGAACTTCTTCAACAGCGCCTTGGCCAAGGGTTTGGTGTCGCGGCGCGGGATCGCGGCGAACAGCGCCATCTCCAGCAGCTCATAGTCGGTCAGCGCATCCGGCCCGGCGGCGTAGAAGCGCTCGCGCAGCCGTTCGCGATGGCCGTGATAATGCGGCGTCTCGTCGGTGTCGTCGTTGCTGGCATCGGGTTTGGCGGGCATCGGCCACAACCATGCCGTGCCTGCCGCGTTTTGCAAGGGCCGATGCAACTTCCCGGTTTGCCACGATGCGACGGGCGAACTACCGTTACCTGCAACGTTCAGGATCGAAAAGGGGGAGGGCGGCGTGACATCGTTCAAGGTGATCCGCTCGCGCGCCGAGAAGCGCAAGGGCGGGCCGAAGGCGCTCGAGAAACTGCTGCGGCCGCCGGCGGGCGCCAAGGCGCTGGCAAAGCTCGGCGACGACCGCGTGCTGGCCGAGATGACCAGACGCGTGTTCTGCGCGGGCTTTGCCTGGAGCGTGATCGACGCGAAATGGGAGGGCTTCGAAGCGGCTTTCCTCGGCTTCGAGCCAGCCAAGCTCGCCTTCAAGCCCGATGAATTCTGGGAGAAGCTCGTCAGCGACACCAGGATCGTGCGCAACGGCGCCAAGATCATGTCGGTGCGCGACAATGGCCGCTTTGTGCAGGAGATCGCGCGCGAGCATGGCAGCTTCGGCAAATTCCTGAGCGCCTGGCCGTCATCGGACGAGATCGGGCTGCTCGATCTGCTGACCAAGCGCGGCAGCCGGCTCGGCGGCAACACCGGACAGATGCTGCTGCGCTTCCTCGGTTGGGACGGTTTCGTCACCTCGCGCGACGTCGTCGCCTGCCTGCGCGACGCCGGGCTCGACATTGCCGAGGAGGTCAAGTCGAAGCGCGACCTTGCCAAGGTGCAGGCGCAGTTCAACGCCTGGGCGGAGGAGACTGGACTGTCCTATCTGCATCTGTCGCGGATCTGCGCGATGTCGATCGGCGAGAACCATACGCCCGAGGAGATCGTCGAACGCACGCGGAGCGACTACTGATAGAGCGTGATGAAGTCAGACGGAGTAGCAACGGCATCGGAACTGCGCTCCCTCTCTCGCTTGCGGGGGAGGGCCGGGGTGGGGGTGTTGCCACGAGCGAGATTCTCTGTGGGGAGAGAGCCCCCACCCGGATCGCATCTGCCGATGCGATCCGACCTCCCCCGCAAGCGGGAGAGGTCAAATAAGTATCAGACCGTTACCCACGGCTTCTCGCCGTGGCGCTCGGACAGCGTGAAGATCTCGACGCCGTCGGCGGTGACGCCGACCGAGTGCTCGAACTGTGCCGACAGCGAGCGGTCGCGGGTCACCGCGGTCCAGCCGTCGGACAGGATCTTCACATGCGGCTTGCCGAGATTGATCATCGGCTCGATGGTGAAGAACATGCCGGGCTTCAGCGGCGCGCCTTCGCCGGGTCGGCCGATATGGATGATGTTCGGCTCGTCGTGGAACAGGCGGCCGAGGCCGTGGCCGCAGAAGTCGCGCACCACACTCATGCCCTGCGGTTCGACGAAGCTCTGGATGGCGTGGCCGATATCGCCGGTGGTGGCGCCCGGCTTGACCGCGGCAATGCCGCGCATCATCGCCTCATAGGTCACCTCGATCAGCCGCTCGGCCTTCCGCGCGATGGCGCCGATCGCATACATGCGGCTGGAATCGCCGTACCAGCCGTCGACGATGAAGGTGACGTCGACATTGACGATGTCGCCTTCCTTCAGCGGGCGGTCGCCCGGCATGCCGTGGCAGACCACGTGATTGATCGAGGTGCAGGTCGAGTAGCGATAGCCGCGATACATCAGCGTCGCCGGATAGGCGCCGTGGTCGAAGGCGAACTTGCGCACGAAGTCGTCGATGACCGAGGTCGGGACGCCTGGCTTGACGATGTCGGTGAGCGCATCGAGGCATTTCGACACCAGGGCGCCGGCCTTGCGCATGCCGGCAAAGCCGCTCGGTCCGTGCAGCTTGATCTGGCCGGTCTTGCGAAGCGAGGTGTCGGTGGCGTCGATATAGCTCATGGGCGGAATGTTTTCTGCGGGCAAGGGGCTGATTTCAGGGCCTAATTTAATGATCGGCGCGCCCGGCGCAAGCCAAGCTTGGGCATGGGGACAATGCTCAAACGACTTGATTTTCCGGGCCAAATCCGGAACAGCGGCGGCCGCTTGCCCGAAAAAGCCGCACGGAGGCGCTAGCTGGAGACCTCGACCACGCTCTCGACCGGCAGCGCGCCGCCGCGGATCCGGAGTTCCCGCACCGGGTAGGGCACCTTGATGCCGTCCTGCTTGAAGGCATCCCATAGCGCCAGCATGACGTCGCTCTTCACACCGTCCATGCCGTCGGGATCGGCGATCCAGAAGGTCAGTGAGAACTTCATGCCGAGCTCGGCGAATTCGGTCAGGATGCAGTTCGGCGGCTTGCCCTTGAGCGCACGGGCGTGGGCCGTGGCGGTATTGATCGCGAGCTTGCAGACCAGCCTCGGATCGGCGTCGTAATTGGCGGCGAAGGCGATCTTCACCAGCGTATTCTTGTCGGTGTAGGTCCAGTTGGTGACCTTCTGCGTCACCAGGTCCTCGTTCGGGATCAGGAATTCGCGGCCGTCACCGGCGGCGACCGAGATGTAACGGGTCTTCATCGCGCTGATGCGGCCCTGGCTGTCGCCGATGGTGACGAGGTCGCCCGGCTTCACCGACTTGTCGACCAGCAGGATGATGCCCGAGATGAAGTTGGCGACGATCTTCTGCAGGCCGAAACCGATGCCGACACCGACGGCGCCGGACAGCACCGCCAGCGCCGACAGGTTGATCCCGACGGCGCTCAAGGCAATGGCGACCGCGACCACCATCAGGCCGATGCGAATGATCTTGACCAGCAGCACCTGGATCGACGGGGTCAGGTCGGTCGAGCGGGTGATCTGGCCGTCGATGAAATTGCTGGCGATATTGCTCAGCCACAGCGCCAGGATCAGCACCGCGCCGGCCTTGATCAGCAGCAGCGGGCTCAGCCGCAGACCGCCTACGACCACCGCGAACGAATCCAGTGTATCGGCCGCCCAGTCGAGCTGGCCGATGATGCTGAGGGCGGCGACCAGCCAGGCCGCGACCGAGACCAGTTTGACGATGAAGGCGTTGTCGATCACCGAGGTCACGAGGCGGATCACGAGCCAGGCCAGCGCCAGCTTGGCGGAGACCGCGATCAGATAGCTGCGGCTCGGCCAGGTCGCGTGCCACATCACGATGCGCGAGATCACCATCAGGATCGCGAACACGGCGGTGGAGGCGCTCGATACCATTACGCGGGCAAAGTGCCGGAGCGGCAGCGGCCAGCGGCTCGCCAGCGACGACAGGTTGACCCGCGCATGAATGGCGGTATCGGCGGCGTAGGCGAGGCCCGCGGCGGCGAGGATGATGCCGAACTGCAGATAGAACCAGGGCGAGGCGATCTCGGCGCCGACCGAGCGCGCTGCTATTTGGATCGATTCCAGGACGTCCTTCCAGCTCATGTCCATCGGCAAAGTCTCAACTTGAAGCGCGGGTCAGGCAAATGTGATTCGAAGATGCAGGGAGATTCCCACAAAGGCGCGCGCGCGACCATCGATACACCACAGTGTCGGGGCGAGTTAGAGCGTTTTCGAGCGAAGTGGTCACCGGTTCGCGTGAAGAAAACGCGTCAAAACAAGAATCGAGAGCCCCGTTCCGATTTTATCGGAACGGAAAAGGCTCTTGGGGCTCAGGGGACCGGGCACATTGCCGCTTAGGACAGAAATCGGTTGGCGTCCCAGTGTGGCGACGATAAGGATGCAATTGCAAGTATTTGAGACCTCCCAAGTCCTTGAGACCTCCAAAGGCGCATGGCATCCCTCGACTCCGTCAGTATAGCGATCCTGCTCGGTGCGGTGCTGGTGATGGCCGGCATCCTGTCCAGCCTGCTTGCGCTGCGGTTCGGCGCCCCCTTGCTGCTGGTGTTCTTGCTGGTCGGCATGCTGGCGGGCGATTCCGGCCCGGGCCGGCTGCAGTTCGACGACGTCCGCACCACCTATCTGGTCGGCTCGGTGGCGCTGGCGCTGATCCTGTTCGACGGCGGATTGAAGACGCGGTTTGCCAGTATCCGCACGGTGCTGGCGCCCTCGATGATGCTGGCGACCGCCGGCGTGCTGCTGACCGCGCTGATCACGGCGCCGGTCGCCCGCTATGTGCTCGACCTCAACTGGACCGAGTCATTGCTGGTCGGTGCCGTCGTGGCCTCGACCGACGCTGCGGCGGTGTTCCTGCTGGTGCACACCCAGGGCCTGCGCCTGCGCCCGCGCGTCGGCGCGACGCTGGAGGCGGAATCCGGCACCAACGACCCGTTCGCGATCTTCCTCACTCTGATGCTGGTCGAGTTCATCTCGATCGGCCAGAGCTCGGCCGCGCACATCGCGATGGAGTTCATCCAGGAAGCCGTGCTCGGCGCCATCATCGGCGTGATCGGCGGCAGGCTGGTGGTGATCGCGCTGAATCGCGTCGCGCTGCCGCAGGGCCTGCATGCGCCGTTCGTCACGACCGCGGCGCTGGTGATCTTCGGCGGCTCGCAGATCGTGCATGCCTCGGGATTCCTCGCGGTCTATCTCGCCGGTATCATCATCGGCAACCGGCCGACCCGCGCGCACAATTCAGTGGTGACCTTCCTCGACGCCGCGACCTGGCTGGCGCAGATCGTGATGTTCGTGCTGCTCGGCCTCCTGGTGTCGCCGCATCGTCTGCTCTCCAGCGCCGGCGGCGCGGTGCTGGTGGCGTTCGCGCTGATGCTGGTGGCGCGGCCGCTGGCGGTGCTGATCTGCCTTGCGCCGTTCAAGTTCAACTGG
Protein-coding sequences here:
- a CDS encoding DNA-3-methyladenine glycosylase I — protein: MTSFKVIRSRAEKRKGGPKALEKLLRPPAGAKALAKLGDDRVLAEMTRRVFCAGFAWSVIDAKWEGFEAAFLGFEPAKLAFKPDEFWEKLVSDTRIVRNGAKIMSVRDNGRFVQEIAREHGSFGKFLSAWPSSDEIGLLDLLTKRGSRLGGNTGQMLLRFLGWDGFVTSRDVVACLRDAGLDIAEEVKSKRDLAKVQAQFNAWAEETGLSYLHLSRICAMSIGENHTPEEIVERTRSDY
- a CDS encoding potassium/proton antiporter, with translation MASLDSVSIAILLGAVLVMAGILSSLLALRFGAPLLLVFLLVGMLAGDSGPGRLQFDDVRTTYLVGSVALALILFDGGLKTRFASIRTVLAPSMMLATAGVLLTALITAPVARYVLDLNWTESLLVGAVVASTDAAAVFLLVHTQGLRLRPRVGATLEAESGTNDPFAIFLTLMLVEFISIGQSSAAHIAMEFIQEAVLGAIIGVIGGRLVVIALNRVALPQGLHAPFVTTAALVIFGGSQIVHASGFLAVYLAGIIIGNRPTRAHNSVVTFLDAATWLAQIVMFVLLGLLVSPHRLLSSAGGAVLVAFALMLVARPLAVLICLAPFKFNWREKVFIAWTGLRGAVAIFLASIPMLVGLSKAYLYFDVAFVVVIISLLLQGWTLAPAARRLHVALPRAERGPRRVELDLPGQLEQQLVGYPVRPKSLYFRRGLIPSWSKPTLVIRDERILTPVEADPVAPGDYIYLLAPPERAEALDRFFVDMAPSSAPDPHLLGDFMVSGEHTLSELAEIYGVKVDEHQAKLTLADYFDVNLDRAPKEGAELALDEIVLVARSISGGRVNVVGLRLPEEDEKVAPQTRMQTVRRKLADIWASVAGV
- a CDS encoding prenyltransferase, with amino-acid sequence MSNGPSAILSFDEIDAIARDAVAEGQADRKQAASQKIQPLRKAQRHQPEAAMALLWIVDERSLAREEAADVLSEIADAHDDDIAILSRLGLCLEAVRDIDDLNAPPPEHPVFQTMVAKLGRLARRYEGQPEQEHVLRGLATSARMMARQHDAIAEDSLRRLIGIDPQRSAYHYNLGLFYKTRGRFAEGVAANRAAASLSQEAVDSTEWNLGICATGASDAATALSVWKRMEQKIEHGRFGLPEGGYPACKVRLAERPLAERTADRDDPGEEETVWIERLSPCHGIIRSVLYRDLGVDYGDVILMDGAPITHHTYGEQQIPVFPHLATLLRRNYRFFAFAGTQETARQLADISEELDGDAVIYSHSESFKIMCANCWRNPDIDHAERETMEKHVVAGRIAAAPDIAPAQLLDMIDKAIAERGSCQLYAPDLCAAAGQSARERIDRRRFALLTGN
- the radC gene encoding DNA repair protein RadC — encoded protein: MPAKPDASNDDTDETPHYHGHRERLRERFYAAGPDALTDYELLEMALFAAIPRRDTKPLAKALLKKFGSFAEVVHAPVARLREVEGVKDASINQLKLLAAAAGRIAKGEIKRSVALSSWNDVIDYCRTGMAFADKEQFRLLFLDKRNQLIADEVQQTGTVDHTPVYPREVIKRALELSATALILVHNHPSGDPTPSQADIQMTKAIVDIAKPLGIAVHDHIIVGKNGHTSLKGMKLM
- the map gene encoding type I methionyl aminopeptidase, whose amino-acid sequence is MSYIDATDTSLRKTGQIKLHGPSGFAGMRKAGALVSKCLDALTDIVKPGVPTSVIDDFVRKFAFDHGAYPATLMYRGYRYSTCTSINHVVCHGMPGDRPLKEGDIVNVDVTFIVDGWYGDSSRMYAIGAIARKAERLIEVTYEAMMRGIAAVKPGATTGDIGHAIQSFVEPQGMSVVRDFCGHGLGRLFHDEPNIIHIGRPGEGAPLKPGMFFTIEPMINLGKPHVKILSDGWTAVTRDRSLSAQFEHSVGVTADGVEIFTLSERHGEKPWVTV
- a CDS encoding mechanosensitive ion channel domain-containing protein, yielding MDMSWKDVLESIQIAARSVGAEIASPWFYLQFGIILAAAGLAYAADTAIHARVNLSSLASRWPLPLRHFARVMVSSASTAVFAILMVISRIVMWHATWPSRSYLIAVSAKLALAWLVIRLVTSVIDNAFIVKLVSVAAWLVAALSIIGQLDWAADTLDSFAVVVGGLRLSPLLLIKAGAVLILALWLSNIASNFIDGQITRSTDLTPSIQVLLVKIIRIGLMVVAVAIALSAVGINLSALAVLSGAVGVGIGFGLQKIVANFISGIILLVDKSVKPGDLVTIGDSQGRISAMKTRYISVAAGDGREFLIPNEDLVTQKVTNWTYTDKNTLVKIAFAANYDADPRLVCKLAINTATAHARALKGKPPNCILTEFAELGMKFSLTFWIADPDGMDGVKSDVMLALWDAFKQDGIKVPYPVRELRIRGGALPVESVVEVSS